One window of Leguminivora glycinivorella isolate SPB_JAAS2020 chromosome 9, LegGlyc_1.1, whole genome shotgun sequence genomic DNA carries:
- the LOC125229481 gene encoding crossover junction endonuclease MUS81: protein MDALPRGSRITFKQAKPNPLFQGWLEELHKEAVENNSNFELVVKEALTALSKYPLPLQSGTECAILKGFDKKLCAYLDKRLEVHNYNKNLLTNNSSPKSSDTETYDLDSPIRIDCEPKSPIITNSHSPVKTNLSEPCNSNSLSPVNINLSSDNQENAQSSASGSSKAKATKKKQRGVYKPAFRSGSYAILVGLLEHFNQNPDSPALKKEDLIDIAQKHSEESFTRPKPESFYTAWSNMTRLVTKGLVNKRKNGRKIEYFLTDEGISKAQELLKEYANTPTANDIIFNGASPQRRSPDMEVDIVIDRPIVREATKSPVPVLQSLDAIEMPPGSFDVILLIDKCETSGLSNKHDPTVGQFKKYPDLKHEYRSLKVGDFTWVAQHKTNKDQELVLPYVVERKRMDDLGSSIKDGRFHEQKFRLRKSGLKNVIYLVENYGSNKHVGLPIQSLMQALQNTRVQDNFKVHETDSLKNSARFLAMMTKRLTIEYKDKHLKGYNREPQGDDLMTFSFLNQASKKTKPLTVTETFIKLLLQLKGASVEKALAITEVYKTPHSLIEAYENCSQKEGEFLLANLKYGDLSRNVGPTVSKSVYHLFSNINLA from the exons ATGGACGCTCTGCCTCGAGGAAGCAGAATCACCTTCAAACAAGCGAAGCCAAATCCGCTTTTTCAGGGATGGTTGGAAGAATTGCATAAAGAAGCAGTTGAGAATAACAGTAACTTCGAGTTGGTTGTGAAGGAAGCTCTCACCGCTCTATCTAAGTATCCTCTACCTCTGCAGAGTGGCACAGAGTGTGCCATTCTTAAAGGCTTTGACAAAAAACTATGTGCATACTTAGACAAGCGTTTAGAAGTACATAATTACAACAAAAATTTGCTTACAAATAATTCATCTCCTAAAAGCTCTGACACAGAAACTTATGATCTAGATAGTCCTATAAGAATTGACTGTGAACCAAAATCACCTATTATTACAAACTCACATAGTCCTGTTAAAACAAATTTGAGTGAACCATGTAATTCAAACTCACTCAGTCCTGTTAACATAAATTTGAGCTCAGATAACCAAGAAAATGCACAAAGCAGTGCCTCAGGCAGTAGCAAAGCCAAAGCTACAAAAAAGAAACAAAGAGGTGTCTACAAACCAGCATTCCGGTCTGGCAGCTATGCCATTCTTGTTGGTCTCCTAGAACATTTTAATCAGAATCCTGACAGTCCGGCATTGAAAAAGGAAGATTTGATAGATATAGCACAAAAACACAGTGAAGAATCATTTACTAGACCAAAGCCGGAGTCTTTTTACACTGCCTGGAGTAATATGACTAGATTAGTAACTAAAGGGCTGGTGAATAAAAGGAAGAATGGTAGGAAAATTGAGTATTTCTTAACAGATGAAGGAATTTCAAAGGCACAGGAACTTTTAAAGGAATATGCAAATACTCCTACAGCTAATGACATTATTTTTAACGGTGCTAGTCCACAAAGAAGAAGTCCAGATATGGAAGTTGATATAGTAATTGATAGGCCAATTGTAAGAGAAGCTACGAAATCTCCAGTACCAGTATTACAAAGTCTGGATGCTATTGAAATGCCGCCTGGATCATTTGATGTCATTTTGTTAATTGATAAATGTGAAACCAGTGG ATTATCAAACAAACACGATCCAACAGTTGGTCAATTCAAGAAATACCCAGACTTAAAACATGAATATAGAAGTTTAAAAGTCGGAGACTTCACATGGGTGGCTCAGCACAAAACCAACAAGGACCAAGAACTTGTTCTTCCATATGTTGTGGAAAGAAAGCGTATGGATGACCTCGGATCTAGCATAAAGGATGGCAGGTTCCATGAGCAGAAGTTTAGATTAAGAAAATCAGgattaaaaaatgttatttatttagttgAGAATTATGGGTCTAATAAACATGTAGGTCTGCCAATACAGTCTTTGATGCAAGCTCTGCAGAATACGAGAGTGCAAGATAATTTTAAAGTGCATGAAACAGATTCTTTGAAGAACTCTGCAAGGTTTTTGGCCATGATGACTAAAAGACTGACTATAGAGTATAAG GATAAACATTTAAAAGGATACAACAGGGAACCACAAGGAGACGACCTAATGACATTCTCATTTCTCAACCAGGCGTCTAAAAAAACGAAGCCTCTAACAGTCACGGAGACATTCATCAAACTGCTACTACAACTCAAAGGCGCGTCAGTTGAAAAAGCTTTGGCTATAACTGAGGTGTACAAGACCCCACACTCTCTTATTGAGGCGTATGAAAACTGTAGCCAGAAAGAAGGAGAGTTTTTGCTAGCCAATTTGAAGTATGGCGATTTGAGCAGGAATGTTGGGCCTACGGTTAGCAAATCTGTGTATCATTTGTTCTCTAATATAAATCTAGcttga
- the LOC125229482 gene encoding skin secretory protein xP2-like — translation MKKVIFVCLLTVSVCLSETPKPAEAAAPAPKDAASAAAVPAQGSAAVPPAQGSAAAALAQGSPPAGAPSFPAPGHEAAPAHPAATNSTTAGTPVPNNGTATANGTATNGTATTNGTATTNGTVPPSVAPTNTSSNSTDKPAPKPDAPATHTPAKADNTTTKAPVSTEAPPHALQARGFDGASFVGGIILTLGLLAIGFMGFKYYKAQTERNYHTL, via the exons cggAAGCGGCAGCTCCGGCACCTAAAGACGCAGCGTCAGCTGCCGCTGTGCCAGCACAGGGCTCCGCCGCCGTCCCGCCCGCTCAGGgatccgccgccgccgcgctcgCTCAGGGCTCCCCTCCCGCCGGCGCACCGTCCTTCCCCGCGCCCGGCCATGAAGCCGCGCCCGCGCACCCCGCCGCCACCAACAGCACCACCGCCGGCACACCTGTCCCCAACAACGGCACGGCTACCGCCAACGGCACGGCTACCAACGGCACAGCCACCACCAACGGCACAGCCACCACCAACGGCACAGTCCCCCCCTCCGTCGCGCCTACCAACACCAGCAGCAACAGCACCGACAAGCCGGCGCCTAAGCCCGACGCGCCCGCGACGCACACCCCGGCGAAGGCCGACAACACGACGACGAAGGCCCCCGTCTCCACGGAGGCGCCGCCGCACGCTCTACAAGCCAGGGG TTTTGACGGCGCGAGCTTCGTCGGTGGCATCATCCTCACTCTCGGCCTCCTGGCCATCGGGTTCATGGGCTTCAAGTACTACAAGGCTCAAACCGAAAGGAACTATCATACTCTCTAA